One part of the Rhodococcus oxybenzonivorans genome encodes these proteins:
- the dnaJ gene encoding molecular chaperone DnaJ, with protein MTQREWVERDFYADLGVPSDASTEHIKKAYRKLARELHPDANPHDSRAEDRFKTVSEAHAVLSDPVKRKDYDETRRLFTPGAFGRSGFHAGARSGAGGSGRDFGIGDLFGRSSPFTSTGDLFDRTTGTRPRRGSDVETDTQLTFRAAIRGTVVPLQVSGVSTCTACHGSGTTPGTTARACPRCYGMGLVTRNLGAFGFSEPCDDCRGTGFVIDAPCPDCQGTGSGNRTRTVNVRVPAGVCDGQRLRLPGQGEPGLRGAPSGDLYVRVHVTADPVFGRDGDDLTVTIPVTFSELALGATMSVPTLEGTVGMKIPAGTAAGRTFRIRGRGAPRRDGTAGDLLIRTEVTVPPKLDATAAEALRAYAHAERASGFDPRAKWAGRR; from the coding sequence GTGACGCAGCGAGAGTGGGTGGAACGCGACTTCTATGCCGACCTGGGCGTGCCATCGGACGCATCGACCGAGCACATCAAGAAGGCTTACCGCAAGCTCGCCCGGGAGCTGCACCCGGACGCCAACCCGCACGACTCCCGAGCCGAGGATCGCTTCAAAACGGTCAGCGAGGCGCACGCCGTGCTCTCGGACCCGGTCAAACGCAAGGACTACGACGAGACACGCAGGCTGTTCACCCCCGGAGCCTTCGGTCGCAGCGGATTCCACGCCGGCGCCAGGTCGGGCGCCGGCGGCAGCGGCAGAGATTTCGGCATCGGCGACCTGTTCGGGCGGAGCTCACCCTTCACCAGCACTGGGGACCTGTTCGATCGGACCACCGGCACGCGCCCACGGCGCGGCAGTGACGTCGAGACCGACACACAGCTGACGTTCCGAGCGGCCATCCGCGGCACCGTGGTGCCACTACAAGTGAGCGGCGTCTCCACATGCACCGCATGTCACGGCAGCGGCACGACTCCCGGAACCACCGCGAGAGCCTGCCCGCGCTGTTATGGAATGGGATTGGTCACCCGCAATCTGGGAGCATTCGGGTTCAGCGAACCCTGCGACGACTGCCGCGGCACCGGGTTCGTCATCGACGCACCCTGCCCAGATTGTCAAGGCACCGGCAGCGGGAATCGCACCCGCACCGTCAACGTCCGGGTGCCAGCCGGCGTGTGTGATGGCCAACGCCTCCGGCTCCCGGGTCAAGGCGAACCGGGCCTGCGGGGCGCCCCTTCGGGCGATCTGTACGTTCGCGTACACGTCACCGCGGACCCGGTGTTCGGCCGCGACGGCGATGATCTCACCGTCACGATTCCGGTCACCTTCAGCGAGCTGGCCTTGGGTGCAACGATGTCCGTTCCCACCCTCGAGGGAACCGTCGGAATGAAGATTCCGGCGGGCACGGCAGCCGGACGAACCTTTCGGATTCGCGGTCGCGGAGCGCCCAGACGTGACGGCACGGCGGGCGATCTGTTGATCCGGACCGAGGTCACGGTGCCACCGAAGTTGGACGCCACCGCCGCCGAAGCTCTGCGGGCATACGCGCACGCCGAGCGAGCATCCGGATTCGATCCCCGCGCCAAGTGGGCGGGCAGGAGATGA
- a CDS encoding SelT/SelW/SelH family protein, producing the protein MTTSSPGSRVEITYCTQCQWLLRAAWMAQELLGTFGQDLGEVALVPGTGGIFRITVDGELIWDRKEKSGFPEITVLKQLVRDRVAPDRHLGHSDRAET; encoded by the coding sequence ATGACGACGAGCAGCCCAGGTAGCCGGGTCGAGATCACTTACTGCACGCAGTGCCAGTGGTTGTTACGCGCAGCATGGATGGCGCAGGAACTTCTCGGCACCTTCGGGCAAGACCTCGGCGAAGTCGCGCTCGTACCAGGCACGGGCGGAATCTTCCGTATCACCGTCGACGGCGAACTCATCTGGGACCGCAAGGAGAAAAGTGGATTCCCCGAGATCACCGTCCTGAAGCAACTGGTCCGTGACCGGGTGGCTCCCGACCGCCACCTCGGGCACAGCGACCGCGCCGAAACCTGA
- a CDS encoding sigma-70 family RNA polymerase sigma factor encodes MSEDTSTTTTSQAPADLDQLWRRFSSDLRAFIARRVSRPEDADDILSIVFLRMAKSLDNLREQDRLLGWMYAITRNAITDYYRSAPHRRELAVDAVPDNPLGGEADPDEAAAKELASCLVPMLSGLPAEQAAAVKMVDLDARTHAAAASEAGISVSGMKSRVQRGRATLQARLHACCQISQDRTGHVHDYQPRGGGACACGTTPPDDQ; translated from the coding sequence ATGAGCGAGGACACTTCCACCACGACGACATCCCAGGCGCCGGCTGATCTGGACCAGCTCTGGCGCCGCTTCTCGAGCGACTTGCGGGCCTTCATCGCCCGCCGGGTCTCGCGTCCCGAGGACGCCGACGACATTCTGTCGATCGTGTTCCTGCGGATGGCCAAGAGTCTTGACAATCTACGCGAGCAGGACCGCCTCCTCGGATGGATGTATGCCATCACCCGTAACGCGATTACCGACTACTACCGGTCGGCGCCTCATCGGCGGGAACTCGCCGTCGACGCCGTCCCGGACAACCCACTCGGCGGCGAAGCCGATCCCGACGAGGCGGCGGCGAAAGAACTCGCGTCGTGCTTGGTGCCGATGCTGTCCGGGCTGCCCGCAGAGCAGGCCGCGGCGGTGAAGATGGTCGACCTCGACGCCCGAACCCACGCCGCCGCGGCCAGCGAGGCGGGAATTTCGGTGTCCGGGATGAAGTCCCGGGTGCAGCGCGGCCGTGCCACTCTTCAGGCTCGGCTGCACGCTTGCTGTCAGATCAGCCAGGATCGCACCGGTCACGTGCACGACTATCAGCCGCGCGGCGGCGGAGCTTGTGCCTGCGGAACCACGCCACCGGACGATCAGTAG
- a CDS encoding ABC transporter permease: MTTIRTTTTGRFPIGDQLAALTVRNLRTSARVPQLLMFSLTMPMAMLVLFSQVFRSVAAGPGFPPGVSYIVFLTPAMLAVSTVMAGTNAGVSAAIDHTNGLHDRFAALPMRAALPGVARTINEAVFTLARAALLGIAAVALGFEFYGTALDAAAAVVVLVVLAGAMSALFGLIGDRLRRPDVVQFAGMMVMMPLMFISSAFAPIETMPGWMQAMATVNPVAHATDALRGHVLGTATIGDTAAALVAAIGLWAVVTAVPILTRLVRSANAR; this comes from the coding sequence ATGACCACCATTCGCACCACCACGACGGGGCGGTTCCCGATCGGGGACCAGCTCGCCGCACTCACCGTTCGCAACCTGCGCACCAGCGCCCGCGTTCCGCAGCTCCTGATGTTCTCGTTGACCATGCCGATGGCGATGCTCGTCCTGTTCAGCCAGGTCTTCCGCAGCGTCGCCGCCGGACCGGGCTTTCCGCCCGGGGTCAGTTACATCGTTTTCCTCACCCCGGCCATGCTCGCCGTGTCCACCGTCATGGCCGGCACGAATGCCGGAGTGTCTGCGGCGATCGATCACACAAACGGCCTGCACGATCGCTTCGCGGCCCTGCCGATGCGCGCGGCGTTGCCGGGGGTGGCCCGCACCATTAACGAGGCGGTCTTCACTCTCGCCCGGGCCGCGCTGCTCGGGATTGCCGCGGTCGCATTGGGTTTCGAGTTCTACGGCACCGCGCTCGATGCCGCCGCCGCGGTCGTCGTGCTGGTGGTGCTGGCCGGGGCGATGAGCGCCTTGTTCGGGCTCATCGGGGACCGGCTCCGCCGCCCGGATGTGGTGCAGTTCGCCGGAATGATGGTGATGATGCCGCTGATGTTCATCTCGAGTGCCTTCGCGCCGATCGAGACCATGCCCGGCTGGATGCAGGCCATGGCGACGGTCAATCCGGTCGCGCACGCCACCGACGCGCTGCGAGGGCACGTGCTCGGCACCGCGACCATCGGTGACACCGCCGCAGCCCTGGTCGCGGCGATCGGGTTGTGGGCGGTGGTGACGGCCGTCCCCATTCTCACCCGCCTGGTTCGGTCGGCGAACGCCCGCTGA
- a CDS encoding ATP-binding cassette domain-containing protein has product MTAPAVLVEDLHVAYGKTWALDGVDVAAAAGSTLGVLGHNGAGKTTLIRTLTTLVRPTIGRVEVEGLDVVADATEVRRRIGVTGQYAGLDEFLTARENLELIGRLTGLRRTAARARADALIDRLGLHEYATRRIGELSGGSRRRVDLAASLVGSPSVLFLDEPTTGLDPIARAGLWDVVDELTTSGTTVVLTTQYLEEADRLADHIVVLSRGRVAACGTPAELKRIVGGKVLTATVPAHQLGGLPFIPDTDHHLDDGRVRVSVTVDDAPAATELVAHLHRGGIEVTDLDVTSPSLDDVFTHLAHTGAHR; this is encoded by the coding sequence ATGACCGCCCCCGCCGTCCTCGTCGAGGACCTGCACGTCGCCTACGGCAAAACATGGGCCCTCGACGGAGTCGACGTCGCCGCCGCGGCCGGGTCCACCCTCGGGGTACTCGGCCACAACGGCGCCGGTAAGACCACCTTGATCCGTACCCTGACCACCCTGGTGCGCCCCACCATCGGCCGGGTGGAGGTCGAGGGTCTGGACGTGGTGGCCGACGCCACCGAGGTGCGCCGCCGGATCGGGGTGACCGGCCAATACGCCGGCCTCGACGAGTTTCTCACCGCCAGAGAGAATTTGGAGCTGATCGGCCGCCTGACCGGGTTGCGTCGCACCGCCGCCCGCGCACGGGCCGACGCGCTGATCGACCGACTCGGGTTGCACGAGTATGCGACCCGGCGGATCGGGGAACTTTCCGGTGGCTCCCGCCGCCGGGTCGATCTGGCCGCGAGCCTCGTCGGGTCCCCGTCGGTGCTGTTCCTCGACGAACCGACCACCGGTCTCGACCCGATTGCCCGCGCCGGCCTGTGGGACGTCGTCGACGAGCTGACCACCAGCGGCACCACCGTCGTGCTCACCACCCAGTATCTCGAGGAAGCCGACCGGCTCGCCGACCACATCGTGGTCCTGAGCCGGGGTCGCGTCGCCGCCTGCGGCACCCCGGCCGAGCTGAAACGGATCGTCGGCGGCAAGGTCCTGACCGCGACCGTCCCCGCCCACCAGCTCGGCGGCCTGCCGTTCATCCCGGACACCGATCACCATCTCGACGACGGCCGGGTTCGGGTGTCGGTCACCGTCGACGATGCGCCCGCCGCGACCGAACTGGTCGCACACCTGCACCGAGGCGGTATCGAGGTCACCGACCTGGACGTGACCTCACCGAGCCTCGACGACGTCTTCACCCACCTCGCCCACACTGGAGCCCACCGATGA